In Papaver somniferum cultivar HN1 chromosome 1, ASM357369v1, whole genome shotgun sequence, a genomic segment contains:
- the LOC113283501 gene encoding uncharacterized protein LOC113283501, whose translation MLRGRFTISIEYTAGDYDYDYDGECFYDDDDDEVEWSELSTSARDIVKKAKILEDEKKKSGMTGTSLDTQPNFHHPSCDEEKTNMDIEDGASEENISTERKKKEKRKSQEDRAESEQNDGNEIAIEVKKKKDSISKSDV comes from the exons ATGTTGAGAGGGCGATTCACAATCTCAATAG AATACACTGctggtgattatgattatgattatgatggtGAATgtttttatgatgatgatgatgatgaggttgAATGGAGTGAACTGTCCACGTCCGCGAGGGATATTGTGAAAAAAGCCAAAATCTTAGAGGATGAGAAGAAAAAATCAGGCATGACAGGAACAAGTCTGGATACACAACCAAATTTTCATCATCCCAGTTGTG ATGAAGAGAAAACTAACATGGATATCGAAGATGGAGCTTCAGAGGAGAATATATCAACTGAGAGGAAGAAAAAGGAGAAGCGCAAGTCACAGGAGGATAGGGCCGAATCAGAGCAGAACGATGGTAATGAAATTGCCATtgaagtgaagaagaaaaaggattcCATAAGCAAAAGTGATGTTTAA